A window of Candidatus Methylomirabilis sp. contains these coding sequences:
- a CDS encoding NTP transferase domain-containing protein — protein sequence MSAPTTLRPGSGQALTGGIIAAGEGSRLKRDGLGIPKPMVPVAGVPLIERVVNNFVKVGITQLRIIFNEDNRECATFIRERFPDLDIRCIVKTTRSSYESFWEIGGRSGPGLTLMSTVDWICPEPAFRRFVDEARRCRQASVVLAVTPFVADEKPLWVTLDPSGRVTGIGGDSGDVVTAGLYLVSGSIFAQAPHPSTLDRLRDFLFWMVDRRVPIYGVGIDQVIDVDRAEDLHLAETLVQEHEKTGYRV from the coding sequence GTGAGTGCGCCCACAACCCTTCGACCCGGCTCAGGACAGGCCCTGACGGGAGGTATTATTGCGGCCGGGGAAGGTTCCCGGTTGAAACGGGACGGCTTGGGGATACCGAAGCCGATGGTGCCGGTTGCAGGCGTCCCGCTGATCGAGCGGGTGGTGAACAATTTTGTAAAGGTCGGCATCACACAGCTACGGATCATCTTCAACGAGGACAACCGGGAGTGTGCCACGTTCATCCGGGAGCGTTTTCCGGACCTCGACATCCGATGCATCGTAAAAACCACACGCTCATCGTACGAAAGCTTCTGGGAAATCGGTGGGCGATCGGGTCCGGGCCTCACCCTCATGTCTACCGTGGACTGGATCTGCCCGGAACCGGCGTTTCGCCGGTTCGTCGATGAGGCCCGGCGTTGCCGTCAGGCTTCCGTCGTCTTGGCCGTGACGCCGTTCGTAGCCGACGAGAAGCCGCTCTGGGTGACCCTCGATCCGTCAGGGCGGGTGACGGGAATAGGGGGCGATTCGGGTGACGTCGTGACCGCTGGACTCTACCTTGTATCTGGCTCAATCTTTGCCCAAGCCCCTCACCCATCTACACTCGACCGGCTTCGCGACTTCCTATTCTGGATGGTTGACCGCAGGGTTCCGATCTATGGGGTAGGCATTGACCAGGTCATTGACGTCGATCGTGCAGAGGATCTTCACCTGGCCGAAACCCTTGTACAAGAACATGAAAAGACAGGGTATAGGGTTTAG
- a CDS encoding HAD family hydrolase has protein sequence MAAESQTIASSWRCVEPPKAVLFDFGGTLDADGITWKDRFYPLYLAEHVEVDWDRYERAYYVGDDALVARRLSSCSFRESLLLQITGVLEALDVADSGLASRLCDRFLQDSLDKIRSNLAILQELSARFRLGIISNFYGNLERVCLESGLAPLMSVLVDSACVGFIKPDPRIFQIALTQLQLDPREAVFVGDSLPRDMEGAKRLGMPHIWLVSDHSGPLAPCCPDDPTIRSLTDLREALL, from the coding sequence ATGGCTGCAGAGTCACAGACGATCGCCTCAAGCTGGAGGTGCGTAGAGCCTCCGAAAGCTGTTCTCTTCGATTTTGGGGGAACCCTTGATGCCGATGGGATCACCTGGAAAGACAGATTCTATCCACTCTATCTGGCCGAGCACGTAGAGGTAGACTGGGATCGATACGAGCGAGCTTATTATGTCGGCGATGATGCGCTGGTGGCCAGGAGGCTCTCGAGCTGCTCGTTCAGAGAGAGCCTCCTGCTCCAGATCACGGGTGTACTGGAAGCGCTGGATGTGGCCGATTCAGGGTTGGCGTCGCGTCTGTGTGACCGGTTTCTCCAGGACTCATTAGACAAGATTCGTTCTAACCTTGCGATCCTGCAAGAGTTGTCAGCACGATTCCGGCTCGGCATCATCTCGAACTTCTATGGCAACCTCGAACGCGTTTGCCTCGAGAGTGGACTTGCCCCGCTCATGAGTGTGTTGGTTGATTCGGCGTGCGTCGGGTTCATCAAGCCGGACCCCCGGATCTTTCAGATCGCGCTGACGCAGTTGCAACTCGACCCACGAGAGGCGGTATTCGTCGGAGACTCATTGCCTCGTGACATGGAGGGGGCAAAGCGTCTCGGGATGCCCCATATCTGGCTGGTTTCAGACCACTCCGGCCCTCTCGCGCCCTGTTGCCCGGATGACCCCACGATAAGGTCCTTGACAGATCTTCGGGAGGCGCTCCTGTGA